In Sorghum bicolor cultivar BTx623 chromosome 8, Sorghum_bicolor_NCBIv3, whole genome shotgun sequence, one genomic interval encodes:
- the LOC8074267 gene encoding uncharacterized protein LOC8074267 isoform X2: protein MDSSGCPFWKRTKKTAPKPGRKKSKVDPTPTGGDTPRTRLALAREAAIQAAREAEEAAAKAAAAAEAAAAAEIQVIPPLQIEQPQPSSPAARRHICWDLQVGNEVDETATTSHEPPTKKMTPRRKILATRKKKSPAKNVKK, encoded by the exons ATGGATTCGAGTGGCTGTCCCTTTTG gaaaagaacaaaaaaaacagCCCCAAAACCTGGAAGAAAGAAGAGCAAGGTCGACCCTACCCCTACTGGAGGCGACACACCAAGAACAAGGTTAGCACTGGCTAGAGAAGCTGCAATTCAGGCAGCAAGGGAGGCAGAGGAGGCAGCAGCAAaggctgcagcagcagctgaaGCTGCAGCAGCCGCGGAGATACAAGTCATACCTCCACTTCAGATTGAGCAACCACAACCATCATCACCTGCAGCTAGAAG GCATATTTGTTGGGACCTGCAAGTAGGCAATGAGGTGGATGAAACAGCAACAACATCGCATGAACCACCTACTAAAAAGATGACACCAAGGAGGAAGATCCTTGctacaaggaagaagaagagtccAGCAAAGAATGTCAAAAAGTGA
- the LOC8068130 gene encoding uncharacterized protein LOC8068130, producing the protein MGACVSSSRKRRSKRLCCIYRRYRGKVLTNTPIVRASNVENFASSGEAVHLGTSAATRRRSDGSNVTFHLTQLQWHHSELDTENGNVVCQEEAWFDSVSILGSDSDEDFSSVNGDLPSMPNSTGTQLMQCEDASSIADAIQKFERIFDGSSVAQAVGQYLKRDANKIEAERPKVASPEACDVSSGKVEDAKTRNEGIKILTKLRRGEDACNTLKSFKDGEKPHESIFKSLTPVCTPRHANKVQPLAVASPRGQKKKSAVVRLSFKRQSFDGEQTTEICSSRRYLIRPRAGLLVPQAGEKISEGCWSALEPSTFKLRGESFFKDKKKSPAPACSPYTPFGVDIFMSPRKIHHIAQHIELPSVKSNEKIPSLLIVNIQMPTYPAAMFLGDSDGEGINLVLYFKLNDNFEKEISPQFHDSIKRLVNDEIEKVKAFPLDSTVPFRERLKILAGLVNPDDMNLSSAERKLVQAYNEKPVLSRPQHNFYVGSNYLEIDLDVHRFSFISRKGLEAFRERLKHGVIDLGLTIQAQKQEELPEHVLCSVRLNKVDFVDNGQIPTLLPCDDD; encoded by the exons ATGGGTGCCTGTGTATCTTCAAGCAGAAAGCGGAGATCGAAAAGATTATGTTGTATTTACAGGCGCTACCGTGGCAAGGTTTTAACCAATACGCCTATAGTACGTGCCAGTAATGTGGAGAACTTTGCTTCTTCCGGAGAAGCAGTCCATTTAGGGACTTCTGCAGCTACTCGGCGGAGATCTGATGGCTCAAATGTTACATTCCACCTCACACAGCTGCAGTGGCATCACAGTGAGCTGGACACAGAGAACGGAAATG TTGTGTGCCAAGAAGAAGCATGGTTTGACTCTGTCAGTATTTTGGGATCTGACTCAGATGAAGACTTCAGCAGTGTCAATGGAG ACCTCCCTTCTATGCCAAATTCAACAGGTACACAATTGATGCAGTGTGAAGATGCTTCATCCATCGCTGATGCTATCCAGAAGTTTGAAAGGATTTTTGATGGCTCCAGTGTTGCTCAAGCTGTTGGACAGTACCTGAAAAGGGATGCAAACAAAATAGAAGCAGAGAGGCCTAAAGTTGCAAGCCCTGAAGCTTGTGATGTCTCTAGTGGAAAGGTTGAGGATGCGAAGACACGAAATGAGGGTATAAAAATTCTTACAAAACTTAGAAGGGGCGAGGATGCATGTAATAccttgaagtctttcaaagatgGAGAGAAGCCTCATGAAAGCATCTTCAAAAGTTTGACACCAGTGTGCACGCCTCGTCATGCTAACAAGGTCCAACCATTAGCAGTAGCAAGTCCACGGGGCCAAAAGAAGAAATCAGCTGTTGTCAGGCTTTCTTTCAAGAGGCAATCTTTCGATGGTGAACAAACTACTGAAATAT GTTCCTCTAGAAGGTACTTGATCCGCCCACGAGCTGGATTATTGGTTCCGCAAGCTGGTGAGAAAATTTCTGAGGGTTGTTGGTCTGCGCTTGAGCCTTCGACATTCAAACTGCGAGGGGAAAGTTTTTTCAA GGACAAAAAGAAATCTCCTGCTCCAGCTTGTTCTCCATACACTCCATTTGGTGTGGACATATTCATGTCCCCGAGGAAAATTCACCACATTGCCCAGCATATTGAGCTTCCATCTGTAaagtcaaatgaaaaaattcctTCACTACTTATTGTAAACATTCAG ATGCCTACATATCCTGCCGCTATGTTCCTTGGTGATAGTGACGGGGAAGGGATTAATCTAGTGCTATATTTCAAATTGAATGATAACTTTGAGAAAGAAATTTCTCCTCAGTTTCATGACAGCATCAAG AGACTTGTAAACGATGAAATAGAAAAGGTTAAGGCTTTCCCATTGGACTCAACAGTCCCTTTCAGAGAAAGATTGAAGATATTGGCAGGGTTGGTTAACCCAGATGACATGAATCTGAGTTCTGCAGAGAGGAAGCTTGTTCAGGCTTACAATGAAAAGCCAGTCCTCTCAAGGCCTCAGCACAACTTTTATGTG GGATCAAATTACTTGGAGATCGACCTTGATGTACACCGCTTTAGCTTCATCTCAAGGAAAGGGCTCGAAGCATTCCGAGAACGATTGAAACATGGGGTGATTGATCTCGGCCTAACCATACAG GCCCAGAAGCAGGAGGAACTTCCAGAGCATGTCCTTTGCAGTGTAAGGCTAAACAAAGTTGATTTTGTCGATAACGGGCAAATACCAACACTACTGCCATGTGACGACGACTAA
- the LOC8068131 gene encoding probable serine/threonine-protein kinase At1g54610, producing MGCAASRHGAVSSPSYDVSSCSYNMSRSASASADLGGSSSALSIWSRRPVRLEAFDNDADDNERRRRSGREAAAAAAAAVTATAVPTVRLGNVRRCLEGEQAAAGWPSWLSAVAAEAVHGWVPLRADSFEKLEKVGQGTYSSVFRARELATGRLVALKKVRFDSVEPESVRFMAREILILRRLRGHPNVVGLEGLITSRSSSSIYLVFEYLEHDLAGLNSSADITFTEPQIKCYMRQLLEGLAHCHARGVMHRDIKCANLLVSNGGELKVADFGLANLFTPASTAPLTSRVVTLWYRPPELLLGATAYEPTVDLWSAGCVFAEMHARRPVLQGRTEVEQIHKIFKLCGSPPDDFWRRSGISHAAVFRPQQPYPSRLRDTFAASMPDHAFRLLATLLSLDPAARGTAAAALDSEYFTTAPYACSPASLPKYAPNKEMDAKFREESRRRSNLRSQGGEAARRMSRGHKSMQLQDTNQSHVHAEESLPVVAENGAAVARNDGGESRLFVDLEPVPAISKRPDDGDHAAPCARTMSTSFKEPPRNADRVPLSGPVQLAASTGFAWAKKPRPDAAAVTKRSGSKETGANNNSNGGDGARTTSTTAAAAPAAAAAPYEVEKQEMIKQWAQVADAFSASEAYNSRFRQTLDAKQLKTGKMYKGKVNRVDYSGPLLSQPRRIDELLHNHEQQIRQAGRRSWFKKGSKKEQP from the exons ATGGGGTGCGCGGCGTCGAGGCACGGGGCGGTGTCCTCGCCGTCGTACGACGTGTCGTCGTGCTCCTACAACATGTCCCGCagcgcgtcggcgtcggcggacCTGGGAGGCTCGTCGTCGGCGCTGTCGATATGGAGCCGCCGGCCCGTGCGGCTGGAGGCGTTCGACAACGACGCCGACGACaacgagcggcggcggcggtcgggGAGGGAGgccgcggctgctgctgctgctgcggtgaCAGCCACGGCGGTGCCCACGGTGCGGCTGGGGAACGTCCGGCGGTGCCTGGAGGGCGAGCAGGCGGCGGCCGGGTGGCCGTCGTGGCTGAGCGCGGTGGCCGCCGAGGCCGTGCACGGGTGGGTGCCGCTCCGCGCCGACAGCTTCGAGAAGCTGGAGAAGGTCGGGCAGGGCACGTACAGCAGCGTGTTCCGGGCGCGGGAGCTCGCCACGGGCCGCCTCGTGGCGCTCAAGAAGGTCCGGTTCGACAGCGTGGAGCCCGAGAGCGTGCGGTTCATGGCGCGGGAGATCCTCATCCTCCGCCGCCTCCGCGGCCACCCCAACGTCGTCGGACTCGAGGGACTCATcacctcccgctcctcctcctccatctaCCTCGTCTTCGAGTACCTCGAGCACGACCTCGCCGGTCTCAACTCCTCCGCCGACATCACCTTCACCGAGCCCCAG ATCAAGTGCTACATGCGGCAGCTGCTGGAGGGGCTGGCGCACTGCCACGCGCGCGGGGTGATGCACCGGGACATCAAGTGCGCCAACCTACTGGTGAGCAACGGCGGCGAGCTCAAGGTGGCGGACTTCGGGCTGGCGAACCTCTTCACGCCGGCGTCGACGGCGCCGCTCACCAGCCGGGTGGTCACGCTCTGGTACCGCCCGCCGGAGCTGCTCCTGGGCGCCACGGCGTACGAGCCCACCGTCGACCTCTGGAGCGCCGGCTGCGTGTTCGCCGAGATGCACGCGCGCCGCCCCGTCCTGCAGGGACGCACCGAGGTGGAGCAGATCCACAAGATCTTCAAGCTCTGCGGCTCGCCGCCCGACGACTTCTGGCGCCGCTCGGGGATCTCCCACGCCGCCGTCTTCCGCCCGCAGCAACCGTACCCGAGCCGACTCCGGGACACCTTCGCCGCGTCCATGCCTGACCACGCGTTCCGCCTCCTCGCCACGCTCCTCTCCCTCGACCCCGCCGCCCgcggcaccgccgccgccgccctcgacTCCGAG TACTTCACGACGGCGCCGTACGCGTGCTCGCCGGCGAGCCTGCCCAAGTACGCGCCCAACAAGGAGATGGACGCCAAGTTCCGGGAAGAATCTAGAAG GAGGAGCAACCTCCGGAGCCAAGGCGGCGAGGCGGCGAGGCGGATGTCGAGGGGGCACAAGAGCATGCAGCTGCAGGACACGAACCAGAGCCATGTCCACGCCGAG GAATCGCTGCCCGTTGTGGCCGAGAACGGCGCGGCGGTGGCGAGGAACGACGGCGGCGAGTCGCGGCTGTTCGTCGACCTGGAGCCCGTGCCGGCGATCAGCAAGCGGCCCGACGACGGAGACCACGCGGCGCCGTGCGCCAGGACCATGTCCACCAGCTTCAAGGAGCCGCCCCGTAACGCCGACCGCGTCCCTCTGTCCGGCCCCGTGCAGCTCGCCGCGTCCACCGGCTTCGCCTGGGCCAAGAAGCCCCGGCCCGACGCCGCCGCTGTGACGAAGCGGAGTGGCTCCAAGGAAACAGGGGCCAACAACAACAGCAACGGAGGAGACGGAGCAAGAACCACCTCGaccaccgccgccgcagcaccagcagcggcggcggcaccaTACGAGGTGGAGAAGCAGGAGATGATCAAGCAATGGGCACAGGTCGCTGACGCCTTCAGCGCCTCTGAAGCTTACAACAGCAGGTTCAGGCAGACACTTGATGCCAAGCAGCTCAAGACTGGCAAG ATGTACAAGGGGAAGGTGAACAGGGTGGACTACTCAGGGCCGCTGCTGTCACAGCCCCGGCGCATCGACGAGCTCCTGCACAACCACGAGCAGCAGATCCGGCAAGCTGGTCGCCGGTCATGGTTCAAGAAAG GCAGCAAGAAGGAGCAGCCCTGA
- the LOC8074267 gene encoding uncharacterized protein LOC8074267 isoform X1, whose amino-acid sequence MSRIWPQEGKLEVFKKWKRTKKTAPKPGRKKSKVDPTPTGGDTPRTRLALAREAAIQAAREAEEAAAKAAAAAEAAAAAEIQVIPPLQIEQPQPSSPAARRHICWDLQVGNEVDETATTSHEPPTKKMTPRRKILATRKKKSPAKNVKK is encoded by the exons ATGTCTAGAATATGGCCACAGGAAGGGAAGCTGGAAGTGTTCAAAAAGTG gaaaagaacaaaaaaaacagCCCCAAAACCTGGAAGAAAGAAGAGCAAGGTCGACCCTACCCCTACTGGAGGCGACACACCAAGAACAAGGTTAGCACTGGCTAGAGAAGCTGCAATTCAGGCAGCAAGGGAGGCAGAGGAGGCAGCAGCAAaggctgcagcagcagctgaaGCTGCAGCAGCCGCGGAGATACAAGTCATACCTCCACTTCAGATTGAGCAACCACAACCATCATCACCTGCAGCTAGAAG GCATATTTGTTGGGACCTGCAAGTAGGCAATGAGGTGGATGAAACAGCAACAACATCGCATGAACCACCTACTAAAAAGATGACACCAAGGAGGAAGATCCTTGctacaaggaagaagaagagtccAGCAAAGAATGTCAAAAAGTGA
- the LOC8074266 gene encoding uncharacterized protein LOC8074266, whose translation MEHSSVNSNGNVLPYHKENKPSVYLAEKFTIIASNGSVHYDKEMIKRTMLVHEATFRKQVYELHRLYKIQKDLMARFQREELNGCSSYADVLQPRSSASQALVVDVKGMQQTANPISGHDPKQSCIDLINETSSQYSVSGTPLRHNNVRSQKKMFDLQLPADVYADGDDDVEILEVRPSKSLPVANGSVLFGNVKLNLQSSEGYSHMKSWSTDIQAHHSSAAHILNKPVEESSSTNITDFLGAGISAPQNQHYVQGVDLNLIRLEAKLKEKCAGKASGSRFFGENEEIRNIKSFQQRKDDSNTGMAWNKQNCTGSSMGHSAPSASTFNHSILAPLGFNHSLNPPCQSNSTSYLTKSHCGTAETFIAKDVLSNGISMDSTPKAPYQHSLKIQGGAGYDKLPALHDNLMDIDLNDTPVDAAATWEQGSEKSVVDMSWLSKKSVSLMESQLTSSYAKDHSQILPSPTLYSESSTRVPTFPISVGTEKDSQCSPTLQYDLNIGPSIKCEADMEIQPQCKESDTNIRNLIDLNEALPIIDDPEMDAHESGEIVAHEPNDPSQDYIAIAAAERLVEMWNDSIQPASPQPEILHWFADLAISKDNTVLNKDSDDDFEAATLKLQETKSNEYHSTQRTTQADNRNCGHSSAASVLISKPQRGRGRGRRQRKDFQKDILPGLASLPKHEVSEDLRALGRSKPTTPAKRGRNKQQPRGRRRARSVAVAMEVEEAKVSPPPQASPSLLPADLDADALGITRWGRTTRRCRRPRCPPVNNASLRVA comes from the exons ATGGAACATTCTAGTGTAAATTCTAATGGCAATGTGTTGCCGTATCACAAGGAGAACAAACCAAGTGTGTATCTTGCTGAGAAGTTCACAATAATAGCTTCAAATGGATCTGTACATTACGACAAGGAAATGATAAAGCGGACAATGCTTGTGCATGAAGCTACATTTCGGAAACAG GTGTATGAGCTTCACCGTCTTTACAAAATTCAGAAGGACCTAATGGCACGGTTCCAAAGAGAAGAGCTCAACGGTTGTTCTAGTTATGCTGATGTATTGCAGCCAAGGTCCTCTGCATCACAGGCACTGGTTGTTGATGTTAAAGGAATGCAGCAAACTGCAAATCCTATTTCTGGACATGATCCTAAGCAATCATGCATCGATTTGATAAATGAAACTAGTTCACAATATAGTGTGAGCGGAACTCCTTTGAGGCATAACAATGTTAGGTCTCAAAAGAAAATGTTTGACCTGCAGCTTCCAGCAGATGTATACGCTGACGGGGATGAtgatgtggagatactggaagTGAGGCCTTCAAAAAGTTTGCCTGTGGCGAATGGTTCTGTTCTTTTTGGAAATGTCAAGCTCAACCTTCAAAGTAGTGAGGGCTATTCACATATGAAGAGTTGGAGTACTGATATACAGGCACATCACAGCTCAGCTGCGCATATACTGAATAAACCAGTTGAAGAATCATCTAGTACGAATATAACAGATTTTCTTGGTGCGGGAATATCTGCTCCCCAGAACCAGCATTATGTACAGGGAGTGGACTTGAACCTCATAAGGTTGGAAGCAAAACTAAAAGAAAAATGTGCTGGTAAAGCATCTGGTTCAAGGTTCTTTGGAGAAAATGAGGAAATAAGGAACATCAAATCATTTCAACAGAGAAAGGATG ACTCAAACACTGGCATGGCATGGAACAAACAAAATTGTACTGGTTCCTCAATGGGGCATTCCGCTCCCAGTGCTAGCACCTTCAATCACTCGATCCTTGCTCCGCTTGGCTTCAATCATTCACTGAATCCTCCATGTCAAAGCAACAGCACGAGCTACTTAACTAAGAGTCATTGTGGCACTGCTGAAACATTCATTGCTAAGGATGTCCTTTCCAATGGTATCTCGATGGATTCTACTCCAAAGGCACCCTATCAACATTCACTGAAGATTCAGGGAGGTGCAGGATATGACAAGCTTCCTGCACTCCATGATAACCTGATGGATATAGATCTGAATGACACACCGGTTGATGCTGCTGCCACTTGGGAACAGGGAAGCGAGAAATCAGTGGTTGATATGTCTTGGCTCAGCAAGAAATCAGTAAGCCTGATGGAATCACAACTCACATCAAGTTATGCAAAGGACCATTCCCAGATTTTGCCTAGCCCCACATTATATTCAGAAAGTAGCACAAGAGTCCCCACCTTCCCCATCAGTGTTGGCACTGAAAAAGATTCTCAGTGTTCTCCCACTTTACAGTATGACCTAAACATTGGACCATCGATTAAGTGTGAAGCTGACATGGAAATTCAACCCCAGTGCAAGGAAAGTGACACAAATATTAGGAATCTCATTGACCTGAATGAAGCCTTGCCAATAATCGATGATCCAGAGATGGATGCTCATGAATCAGGTGAAATTGTTGCTCATGAACCCAATGATCCTTCACAGGATTATATCGCTATAGCAGCAGCAGAGAGGCTGGTAGAAATGTGGAATGATAGCATTCAGCCAGCATCTCCTCAACCTGAGATTTTGCATTGGTTCGCTGATCTAGCTATATCCAAAGATAACACAGTGTTGAACAAGGACAGTGATGATGACTTTGAGGCTGCAACATTGAAGCTGCAAGAAACCAAAAGCAACGAGTACCATTCAACACAAAGAACCACCCAGGCGGATAACCGTAACTGTGGCCATAGCTCTGCAGCTTCAGTTCTTATCTCAAAGCCTCAGAGAGGTAGAGGGCGAGGACGTCGACAGAGGAAAGACTTTCAGAAGGACATCCTGCCAGGCCTTGCGTCATTGCCAAAGCATGAGGTGTCAGAGGATCTTCGTGCACTTGGAAGGTCCAAGCCAACCACGCCGGCAAAACGTGGCCGGAACAAGCAGCAACCGAGAGGGAGGCGCCGGGCAAGAAGTGTGGCTGTTGCCATGGAGGTAGAGGAAGCCAAGGTCAGCCCACCACCACAGGCATCACCATCTCTTCTCCCTGCTGACTTGGACGCTGATGCACTGGGCATAACAAGGTGGGGAAGGACCACCAGACGTTGTCGAAGGCCCAGGTGCCCGCCAGTGAACAATGCATCGTTGCGTGTAGCTTGA